A single region of the Mesotoga sp. BH458_6_3_2_1 genome encodes:
- a CDS encoding BREX system ATP-binding domain-containing protein codes for MDYHPMFEAIRAGTAVPVDYVKEILTGREKYTMEIENDIDYVLSGKSKVRVFLGEYGLGKTTLARYAEYISREKGLMISCLSEKDYDTLHKQDEFFRSIMKNMTMVGINGNPLKMFLRAWAEKTITELDELKIPADDVNSVREYLSTRDNYDPNGMFSHFCAAYVASAGKGAPGEEFYAYLVGDSVDRRTMKKHGIYHFLQDDGWNFLKSFTSLMGTLQVPGLIVIMDELESTMNRRRDVRDRTFNQLREIIDKMSSGFLQSTYFLWLGTDIWFENKHRGIASYHALYDRMKNISGDSSGKTMILSLEPLGRNDLKQLIKQIKTLYSNCYSFAADSAFEEKTIDTLMKQYTGIDGKLRPSIREVAKLTVELLDSLRLGKKSDEIGDPDSVKAADQLW; via the coding sequence GTGGATTACCACCCCATGTTTGAGGCAATAAGGGCCGGAACCGCCGTTCCGGTTGATTATGTAAAGGAGATTTTGACTGGTCGAGAAAAATATACAATGGAGATAGAAAATGACATTGACTATGTTCTCTCAGGAAAGAGCAAAGTTAGGGTCTTTCTAGGTGAATACGGTCTGGGTAAGACGACTCTAGCAAGATACGCCGAATATATCTCAAGGGAAAAGGGATTGATGATTTCCTGCCTTTCAGAAAAGGACTACGACACTCTTCACAAACAGGATGAGTTTTTCAGGTCGATAATGAAGAACATGACAATGGTGGGAATCAACGGCAACCCTTTGAAAATGTTTCTCAGAGCATGGGCAGAAAAGACTATTACTGAACTGGATGAACTGAAGATCCCTGCTGATGATGTGAATTCAGTAAGAGAATATCTATCAACCAGAGACAATTACGATCCTAATGGAATGTTCTCTCACTTTTGCGCAGCCTATGTTGCCAGCGCAGGCAAGGGGGCTCCTGGCGAAGAATTTTACGCATATCTCGTTGGAGACAGTGTGGACAGAAGAACTATGAAGAAACACGGGATATACCACTTCCTACAGGATGATGGTTGGAACTTCTTGAAGTCTTTTACTTCTTTGATGGGTACTTTGCAAGTACCCGGACTAATAGTAATTATGGATGAACTTGAATCAACTATGAATAGAAGGAGAGATGTTAGGGATAGGACTTTCAATCAGCTTCGTGAGATAATCGACAAGATGTCTTCAGGATTTCTACAGAGTACCTACTTTTTGTGGCTTGGGACGGACATATGGTTCGAGAATAAACACCGGGGAATAGCATCTTACCACGCTTTGTACGACAGGATGAAAAATATCTCCGGTGATAGCAGTGGAAAAACCATGATTCTCAGTCTTGAACCACTCGGAAGAAATGATCTTAAACAGCTAATTAAACAGATCAAGACGCTATACTCTAACTGCTATTCATTCGCGGCAGACTCCGCTTTTGAAGAAAAGACTATCGATACCCTCATGAAACAATACACGGGAATCGATGGAAAATTAAGACCTTCCATCAGAGAAGTGGCAAAGCTTACTGTTGAACTGCTTGACTCTCTGAGACTCGGTAAGAAGTCCGATGAAATTGGAGACCCGGATTCGGTGAAAGCTGCTGATCAGCTGTGGTAA
- a CDS encoding DEAD/DEAH box helicase, with product MVIDPRLNQKLIDLFSYRYRWQSFREIQSKTIPSVLDGKNLLLIAGTASGKTEAVMIPVINRLLELPAGLKCIYFAPLKSLINDVSSRLELMLRPFGLVAAKWHGDLTRSEKLPIAREASILVTTPESVEGIFLSENSDLLSSLEFIIVDEVHAFIDSPRGAQLASLMERIKILSGLDQQRIAMSATVGNPELLLEWLRGSSRRDSVIVTDENRREKTIEVLTEGEVVPSEYLSKLLEETDDKILVFSYSRARAEEFAARARALGIEVPVHHSSVSKTLRVEIEEEFKQDNKLRAIVATSTLEMGIDIGDIDRVIFLEIPPSTASFLQRAGRAGRKGNKSSISVFVEDPQSLYNLLGILGMLSEGSVEPLLPSDHHLPLLGHQLIGLARTRGFLSAVDLAILKEAFPFKKVETEEFEILVNHLVKEAFLARRDLSIISGAATAEIVGSGKEKMDFVVLFPGGFEYSVQLNGHEIGKIHPAVLSSSSDDEVSFLLGGRSYLVKEVNSGRKTVNVIPGSSGKTPSWFGGSSLMTKEFARSIRSSLNDLKIPDGVFLSSDASHMILDFLSNHQASSALISLSKLKKSIVIETFAGDMSNIFLSLCIKAVSGLKAVSANWHSVVVRNGADTDELHEMLSLISNMERGEISGLLSTYLLGTPKELRKQYDLFGEKLDKFVPDELLVKYVIHRLYDSSLLEELSEAIIVYPSDT from the coding sequence GTGGTAATCGATCCAAGACTTAATCAGAAACTGATAGACCTCTTCTCATATAGATACCGCTGGCAGAGTTTTAGAGAGATTCAGAGCAAGACTATTCCGTCAGTTCTTGACGGAAAGAATCTGTTGTTGATAGCGGGGACTGCTTCTGGCAAGACAGAAGCTGTGATGATTCCCGTCATTAACAGACTGCTGGAGCTTCCCGCTGGACTGAAATGCATCTACTTTGCCCCGCTCAAATCGTTAATCAACGATGTTTCATCTCGCCTTGAGCTTATGCTTAGACCATTTGGATTAGTAGCGGCTAAATGGCACGGAGATTTGACAAGATCAGAGAAGTTGCCTATTGCAAGAGAAGCCTCGATACTTGTCACTACACCTGAATCAGTTGAAGGGATCTTTCTGAGTGAGAATAGTGATCTGCTTTCCTCTCTTGAATTCATAATTGTGGATGAGGTTCACGCCTTTATTGACTCTCCGAGGGGTGCTCAACTTGCTTCACTCATGGAGAGGATCAAGATTCTTTCTGGTCTAGATCAACAGAGAATCGCAATGTCTGCCACGGTAGGAAATCCTGAGTTGCTTTTGGAGTGGCTAAGGGGGAGTTCTAGAAGAGATTCAGTGATCGTGACCGATGAAAACAGAAGGGAGAAAACGATTGAAGTTCTCACCGAAGGAGAAGTGGTTCCTTCTGAATATCTTTCGAAGCTTCTTGAAGAAACCGATGATAAGATTCTCGTCTTCTCGTACTCAAGGGCGCGCGCCGAGGAATTCGCTGCAAGAGCTAGAGCTCTTGGAATAGAAGTCCCCGTTCACCATAGTTCAGTATCGAAAACACTCAGAGTTGAGATAGAAGAGGAATTCAAGCAAGATAACAAACTAAGGGCGATAGTTGCTACGTCGACTTTGGAAATGGGCATAGATATAGGTGACATTGATAGAGTGATCTTCCTTGAGATTCCGCCGTCTACTGCTTCTTTTCTTCAAAGGGCCGGACGAGCGGGAAGAAAGGGAAACAAGTCTTCAATTTCCGTCTTCGTAGAGGATCCACAAAGCCTGTACAACCTTCTGGGAATTTTGGGAATGTTAAGTGAGGGATCTGTCGAACCGCTTCTACCCAGCGACCATCATCTTCCATTGTTGGGTCACCAGTTGATTGGGCTTGCCAGAACCAGGGGCTTTCTCTCTGCGGTGGACCTTGCAATTCTCAAAGAAGCCTTCCCTTTCAAAAAGGTCGAGACCGAGGAATTCGAGATTCTGGTGAATCACCTTGTAAAAGAGGCCTTTCTTGCCAGGAGAGACCTTTCAATAATCTCTGGGGCCGCCACGGCGGAGATTGTAGGAAGCGGAAAGGAAAAGATGGATTTCGTTGTGCTCTTTCCAGGCGGATTTGAATATTCGGTTCAGCTCAATGGACATGAAATAGGAAAGATCCATCCTGCAGTTCTCAGTAGCTCTTCAGACGATGAAGTCAGCTTCCTTCTAGGTGGACGATCTTATTTGGTCAAGGAAGTCAATTCAGGTAGGAAAACCGTAAACGTTATTCCCGGAAGCAGTGGAAAGACTCCTTCATGGTTTGGAGGCAGCTCGTTGATGACAAAAGAATTCGCGCGATCCATAAGATCCTCGTTGAATGACCTGAAGATTCCCGATGGAGTTTTCCTATCATCGGACGCTTCACATATGATACTGGACTTCCTCAGTAATCACCAAGCTTCTTCAGCTTTGATTTCACTTTCAAAACTTAAGAAGAGCATAGTAATAGAAACCTTTGCAGGCGATATGTCAAACATCTTTCTTTCTCTGTGCATAAAGGCTGTTTCCGGTCTAAAAGCAGTTAGTGCTAACTGGCACAGTGTAGTTGTGAGGAATGGGGCAGACACTGACGAGCTTCACGAGATGTTGTCGTTAATCTCCAATATGGAACGTGGAGAAATATCAGGGCTTTTGTCAACCTATCTTTTAGGAACGCCGAAGGAGTTAAGAAAACAATATGATCTCTTTGGCGAGAAATTGGACAAATTCGTTCCGGATGAGCTTCTGGTGAAATATGTGATTCATAGGCTATACGACTCCTCATTACTTGAAGAGCTATCGGAGGCTATCATTGTTTATCCTTCTGATACTTGA
- a CDS encoding carbohydrate ABC transporter permease, giving the protein MKTIKKQSIVFDVLIWAFLIITAIVILAPILFMFTASLMPSKEILKMPYPWIPKDLYTENYWQAIKGNDGSFIFPRNILNSFIVAGVVSISTVFLSALTGYGLAKFPFRGRNLVFLLIMATMMIPFEAIMIPLYLVATSLKIQNSYIGLILPFLINAFGIFLMRQYLITFPDEIIDAARIDGSGEFSIFLRIILPNSTPAVATLAILTFRTQWDNLLWPLLISQSEEMKTIPLYIVKFAMEKHTNEGAMMAAAAIASIPILILFLALSKYFVSGASLHSSRKG; this is encoded by the coding sequence ATGAAGACAATTAAGAAACAATCAATCGTATTCGACGTCTTGATTTGGGCCTTCCTTATTATCACTGCTATTGTGATTCTGGCTCCCATATTGTTCATGTTCACCGCTTCTTTGATGCCTTCAAAAGAAATCCTAAAGATGCCTTATCCATGGATCCCCAAGGATCTATATACAGAGAATTACTGGCAGGCAATCAAAGGAAACGATGGGAGTTTCATTTTTCCCAGGAATATTCTTAACTCTTTCATTGTAGCCGGTGTAGTATCGATTTCTACCGTTTTTCTTTCTGCACTCACAGGATACGGATTGGCGAAGTTTCCTTTTAGGGGTCGAAATCTTGTCTTTCTTCTGATAATGGCCACGATGATGATCCCCTTTGAAGCCATTATGATTCCTCTCTATCTGGTAGCCACATCACTGAAGATTCAGAACTCATATATTGGCCTGATTCTCCCATTTCTAATTAATGCGTTCGGCATCTTCTTGATGCGACAATACCTTATCACTTTTCCAGATGAGATAATTGATGCCGCAAGAATAGACGGTTCCGGTGAATTCAGTATCTTCTTGAGAATAATTCTTCCCAACAGCACGCCGGCCGTCGCAACTCTGGCAATTCTAACATTCAGGACCCAGTGGGATAATCTTCTATGGCCACTATTGATTTCGCAAAGCGAAGAGATGAAGACCATTCCCCTTTACATCGTCAAGTTTGCAATGGAAAAGCACACAAATGAAGGTGCAATGATGGCGGCTGCTGCCATTGCGAGCATTCCCATTCTCATCCTGTTTCTCGCACTTTCGAAGTACTTCGTCAGTGGTGCATCTCTTCATTCTTCGAGAAAGGGGTAG
- a CDS encoding dipeptidase has protein sequence MGIKVRRLLAVAVVITLSGLALACTIFGVGKDAMADGSTVITHNDDSTSADFRLWIIPAMDWPEGSMRDIVINSHNYIDYGDYPNVEIGDRGVLVGQIPQVEHTYAYFHSRYSFINEMGVAMGESTAGCRRELRDTLGMIDCWTAQDIALERATTAREAVRIMGDLVENYGWYGSGEIINVTDGNEVWIAEFYGRDLWVAVRMPDDCVFVGANTMRIRDVDFEDAENVMYAPNLISYAVEQGWYDPNSGEPFRPADVYAPRTSMNIREWRALSWFAPSLGLEYGQVHYPLWVKPDKKLTVFDIFTISGDWYEGTEFDLTKGIGAGPFGDPFASYRVGGRQRPIGIYLSCYVQISQIKNWLPPEIGSVVWFGYGGGGTQYHTPLWPAMAELPEFYQVGSRYEDFRRDSGWWTSTYVQEMTRLRFSDAIVDLRNFRDPKMKVVYETVPTLQEYAAEIYKTDKDAALAIISDYAYNTAVAWQADWLKFGDYLVGNYCADRINFGTGLPKEWGEVLDSLNNQDS, from the coding sequence ATGGGAATTAAGGTAAGAAGACTTTTGGCTGTGGCAGTAGTAATCACGCTAAGTGGATTGGCGCTTGCATGTACTATCTTTGGTGTGGGTAAAGATGCAATGGCGGATGGCTCTACAGTAATTACGCACAACGACGATTCTACATCTGCAGATTTCCGTCTATGGATCATTCCGGCAATGGATTGGCCGGAAGGTTCGATGAGAGATATCGTAATCAACTCGCACAACTACATCGATTACGGGGACTATCCTAATGTCGAGATTGGCGACAGAGGGGTTCTAGTCGGACAAATCCCGCAGGTTGAGCACACCTATGCGTACTTCCATTCCAGATATTCATTCATAAACGAAATGGGAGTGGCAATGGGAGAATCCACCGCGGGTTGTAGGAGAGAGTTAAGAGATACCCTAGGGATGATCGACTGTTGGACAGCACAAGATATCGCGCTCGAAAGAGCAACGACGGCAAGAGAGGCCGTCCGAATAATGGGAGATCTTGTCGAGAATTACGGTTGGTATGGTTCGGGTGAAATCATCAACGTGACTGACGGAAACGAGGTCTGGATAGCCGAGTTCTATGGACGCGATCTTTGGGTTGCGGTAAGAATGCCCGATGATTGTGTATTTGTTGGGGCAAATACAATGAGAATCCGCGATGTTGATTTCGAAGATGCGGAAAACGTTATGTATGCTCCGAACCTCATCTCCTATGCAGTTGAGCAAGGATGGTACGATCCCAATTCAGGCGAACCCTTCAGGCCTGCAGACGTCTATGCGCCTCGAACGAGCATGAACATCAGAGAGTGGAGAGCTCTTAGCTGGTTTGCGCCTTCACTTGGCCTTGAATACGGTCAGGTACATTACCCACTTTGGGTCAAGCCAGACAAAAAGCTTACTGTCTTTGACATCTTTACTATTTCGGGCGATTGGTACGAAGGAACTGAATTCGATCTTACGAAAGGAATTGGCGCTGGACCATTTGGCGATCCATTTGCAAGCTACAGAGTGGGAGGAAGGCAGAGACCCATAGGTATTTACCTGAGTTGTTACGTACAGATTAGTCAAATCAAGAACTGGTTGCCACCGGAAATTGGATCCGTAGTGTGGTTTGGTTACGGTGGAGGCGGGACACAGTATCACACACCTCTTTGGCCAGCAATGGCAGAGCTCCCTGAATTCTATCAAGTTGGATCAAGATATGAAGACTTCAGGCGGGATTCAGGTTGGTGGACCAGCACCTATGTGCAGGAAATGACGAGGCTAAGATTCAGTGATGCGATTGTTGATCTCAGGAACTTCAGAGATCCAAAGATGAAGGTTGTGTATGAAACAGTGCCAACCCTTCAGGAATACGCCGCAGAAATTTACAAGACCGATAAGGATGCCGCACTTGCAATCATAAGTGATTATGCGTACAACACAGCGGTTGCGTGGCAGGCCGACTGGCTAAAGTTCGGAGATTATTTGGTGGGCAATTACTGTGCAGACAGGATTAACTTCGGGACAGGTTTGCCTAAAGAGTGGGGAGAAGTCCTAGACTCCTTGAATAACCAGGATTCCTAA
- a CDS encoding dipeptidase, protein MKKAIIVLIVALITLGSSAVACTILGVGKDAMVDGTTIITHNDDSTSADFRLWIIPAMDWPEGSMRDIVLDSHNYIDYGNYPEVNIGTRGTLIAQIPQVAHTYQYFHSRYSFMNEKGVAVSESTFSIDTSTDYGKEVRKVLWTDSMGIIDCWTAQDIALERAATAREAVRVMGDLVEQYGWSTVGGGGETMTVADGEECWIVEFYGRDIWVGVRIPSDHFTVAANRARIMEVDFEDTDNVMASPNIVSFAVEQGWYDPNSGKPFNVAEIYAPNDNLYATRREWRAFDLVAPSLGLSPHDVRFPLSVKPDRLLTVHDIFTIKGDYYQGTDYDLTVGLAAGPWGDPLRYANSGRTGSWERSINMHRTCYVHIGQTNSAYAEPFRGISWYGYGAPDTAYIVPLWPIMRELPKFYETGSRYEEFRRDSGWWVSSYVQQMAELHYNLAIEDIRNYRNPKLEVLYKVTPKMLELATEMYETDPEAAIDLVSNYAFMNAVAWFEEWKLLGDRLLGNYALGYVNFRSSPYPDWWNEAIGYGFPER, encoded by the coding sequence ATGAAGAAAGCAATAATAGTCCTGATTGTGGCACTTATTACTTTAGGAAGCAGCGCCGTAGCGTGTACAATCCTTGGTGTTGGTAAGGATGCAATGGTTGACGGAACTACCATAATTACACACAACGATGACTCCACAAGCGCCGATTTCCGTCTGTGGATCATTCCGGCGATGGATTGGCCTGAAGGTTCCATGAGAGACATCGTTCTCGATTCCCACAATTACATCGATTACGGCAATTACCCGGAAGTCAATATTGGTACAAGGGGCACTCTTATAGCACAGATTCCTCAGGTTGCCCATACTTACCAGTACTTCCACTCGAGATACTCCTTCATGAATGAAAAGGGAGTTGCAGTAAGTGAGTCGACATTCAGCATCGACACTAGCACAGACTACGGCAAGGAAGTGAGAAAGGTTCTCTGGACAGACAGCATGGGAATCATCGACTGCTGGACCGCCCAGGACATAGCTCTTGAGAGAGCGGCAACTGCAAGAGAGGCCGTAAGAGTCATGGGAGACCTTGTCGAGCAGTACGGATGGAGCACTGTTGGTGGCGGCGGAGAGACGATGACCGTTGCCGACGGTGAAGAGTGCTGGATTGTTGAGTTTTACGGAAGAGATATCTGGGTTGGCGTAAGAATTCCTAGCGATCACTTCACAGTTGCTGCGAACAGAGCAAGGATCATGGAAGTCGATTTCGAAGATACTGACAACGTAATGGCTTCTCCAAACATCGTGTCCTTTGCTGTTGAGCAGGGCTGGTACGATCCCAATTCCGGCAAACCCTTCAATGTCGCCGAAATCTATGCTCCAAATGACAACCTTTACGCTACAAGAAGAGAGTGGAGAGCATTTGATCTAGTGGCTCCATCACTGGGTCTAAGCCCACACGATGTAAGATTCCCTCTTTCTGTCAAGCCTGACAGACTGCTTACGGTTCACGATATTTTCACTATCAAAGGCGATTACTATCAGGGAACGGATTACGATCTTACTGTAGGACTTGCCGCCGGACCCTGGGGCGACCCTCTCAGATATGCAAATTCAGGCAGGACCGGCTCCTGGGAGAGAAGCATAAACATGCACAGAACTTGCTACGTTCACATCGGCCAGACAAATTCTGCCTACGCGGAGCCTTTCAGAGGCATTTCCTGGTACGGCTACGGCGCACCTGATACAGCTTACATCGTTCCTCTTTGGCCTATCATGAGAGAGCTTCCGAAGTTCTACGAAACTGGAAGCAGGTATGAAGAGTTCAGAAGAGACTCCGGCTGGTGGGTCAGTTCCTACGTGCAGCAGATGGCTGAACTCCATTACAACCTGGCAATTGAGGATATCAGGAATTACAGAAATCCGAAGTTGGAGGTTCTATACAAGGTTACTCCAAAAATGCTCGAACTGGCAACAGAGATGTACGAAACAGATCCCGAAGCAGCAATCGATCTTGTTTCAAATTACGCTTTCATGAATGCCGTAGCGTGGTTTGAAGAATGGAAACTGCTTGGAGACAGACTTCTTGGAAACTATGCTCTCGGATATGTTAATTTCAGGTCATCTCCATATCCCGATTGGTGGAACGAGGCAATCGGTTACGGGTTCCCTGAAAGATAA
- a CDS encoding extracellular solute-binding protein, with the protein MNRRLLLVLLMAFLLSFTMLIANTIELEFWTHEDPNRTPLEERFIEEFQEMYPNVVIKRVTQSSTKIQELILTAFAANQGPDIFNMSIEDEFAYIANARVAPVSYEAAGFANKEDLLASYLPGTLDPVIYEGEVYGLPLEITNWCIFLNKKVFRDAGLDPEVDYPKTWEEMMEVSEKLTIREGEIITRRGFDFRYPYYLVAFMPLVEQMGGKLVSDDGKTAIINDEAWLNFLDYMAAWGPNGQNLGSPTYQNARKLFNMDNNDIGMCTTGLYQIARIKADNPEFYNSGEFMVVPFPQFENAVNYVPAHYYGHYYMVNSQKPKENQEMAWKFISYMLSHAEEYLEEVAIIIPTNDLLESETFKNYPYSDVFISDLEKSTVVYFSESSAKIQSLIKEAVESVMLTGTSSQEALNTLRRKVQEVLDDQY; encoded by the coding sequence ATGAATAGGCGTTTACTTCTTGTTCTACTCATGGCTTTTCTTCTAAGCTTTACAATGCTAATTGCAAACACCATCGAACTGGAGTTTTGGACTCATGAAGACCCTAACAGAACGCCACTTGAGGAACGTTTCATTGAGGAATTCCAGGAAATGTATCCCAATGTCGTAATAAAGAGGGTAACCCAGTCTTCAACGAAGATTCAAGAGCTTATACTCACAGCTTTTGCTGCTAATCAAGGGCCAGATATCTTCAATATGTCAATTGAAGATGAGTTTGCTTACATCGCAAATGCCAGAGTCGCTCCAGTAAGTTATGAAGCGGCAGGATTCGCTAACAAGGAAGATTTGCTCGCGTCCTATTTGCCCGGGACACTGGATCCTGTGATTTATGAAGGTGAGGTTTATGGGCTTCCTCTTGAGATTACGAACTGGTGCATCTTCCTAAACAAAAAAGTTTTCAGAGACGCCGGTCTCGACCCAGAAGTCGACTATCCTAAGACGTGGGAAGAAATGATGGAAGTATCAGAGAAACTTACAATAAGAGAGGGCGAGATCATCACCCGAAGAGGCTTCGACTTCAGATATCCGTACTATCTGGTTGCGTTCATGCCATTGGTCGAACAGATGGGCGGAAAACTCGTCAGTGACGATGGGAAGACGGCGATAATCAACGATGAAGCTTGGCTTAATTTCCTCGATTACATGGCCGCGTGGGGACCGAATGGGCAAAATCTCGGTTCTCCAACTTACCAAAACGCTCGGAAATTGTTCAATATGGACAACAACGACATCGGCATGTGCACAACAGGACTGTATCAAATAGCAAGAATAAAGGCAGATAACCCGGAATTCTATAATAGCGGCGAGTTTATGGTCGTTCCCTTCCCTCAGTTCGAAAACGCTGTAAATTATGTCCCGGCACACTACTATGGCCACTACTATATGGTCAATTCGCAGAAACCGAAGGAAAACCAGGAAATGGCCTGGAAATTCATTTCATATATGCTCAGTCATGCGGAGGAATATCTTGAAGAGGTAGCGATCATAATACCGACAAACGACCTTCTTGAATCAGAGACATTCAAGAACTATCCTTATTCCGATGTCTTCATCTCTGATCTTGAAAAGTCTACAGTCGTCTATTTCTCTGAGAGCTCTGCAAAGATTCAGTCTCTAATAAAGGAAGCCGTGGAATCTGTAATGCTTACTGGGACGAGCTCCCAAGAAGCTCTAAATACACTTCGCAGAAAGGTCCAGGAAGTATTAGACGATCAGTACTAA
- a CDS encoding protease complex subunit PrcB family protein: MKKTVVVMLVMIVSCSFLSAFHVSYTGLATAESFAFEQSIGSKTKSVSFSVLSERDSYAVSVIISGWVFDPANDEQELETSIQLIGNGEYYERRIAMAREGMYYVIDPFLLSFESGYSLAVMELRIDYNRQLEVEVKELNFESVSLQTERRSDPGLLLGEIREQGFIETSTISGEAIVIIEAGEKPTGGYDIGIRSVRLIEDNTIEIIAELQLPGSSDFVTQAFTYPNEAIKIMDLRAGAYSLSVRLESLKDGELVETALFNSSFSVEESYH, translated from the coding sequence ATGAAAAAAACAGTGGTCGTTATGCTAGTAATGATTGTTTCTTGTTCTTTTCTTTCGGCATTTCACGTTAGCTATACGGGGCTTGCGACAGCGGAGTCTTTTGCCTTCGAGCAAAGCATCGGTAGCAAGACAAAGAGTGTAAGCTTCTCTGTTCTTTCGGAGAGAGATTCCTACGCAGTCAGTGTAATTATTTCCGGCTGGGTTTTTGATCCCGCAAACGATGAACAAGAGCTAGAGACTTCGATCCAGTTGATTGGTAACGGAGAGTATTATGAGAGAAGAATCGCGATGGCTAGAGAAGGTATGTATTACGTGATAGACCCCTTCCTTCTTTCATTTGAAAGTGGTTATTCATTGGCAGTTATGGAGCTTAGAATAGACTATAACAGACAGTTGGAGGTTGAAGTGAAAGAACTAAACTTCGAGAGTGTTTCCTTGCAGACAGAAAGAAGGAGCGATCCGGGGCTTCTACTGGGAGAGATTCGCGAACAGGGGTTCATCGAGACCAGCACTATAAGCGGAGAAGCAATTGTAATAATTGAGGCTGGAGAGAAACCCACAGGAGGATACGATATAGGAATTAGGAGCGTCCGCCTTATCGAAGACAACACTATCGAAATCATTGCTGAACTGCAGTTGCCGGGTAGCAGTGACTTTGTTACTCAGGCCTTCACATATCCAAATGAGGCAATCAAGATAATGGATCTCCGAGCTGGAGCTTACAGTCTTTCAGTTAGGCTTGAATCACTCAAGGATGGGGAATTGGTCGAGACTGCTCTGTTCAACTCAAGTTTCTCCGTCGAGGAATCATATCATTGA
- a CDS encoding carbohydrate ABC transporter permease, translating to MKRIFNRGIEHKKARWGWFFVLPSLAFFAVFSFYPIINAFYTSLFRKRLLDLRPPTFIGFSNYEYLLKSPDFWNSVKATFIFTLGTFIPIVIFSLLLAVFIMSRRRFHKFFQMAYYSPAVLSSVVAAAIWLLIFDPRGLANTTMNTLLGTVGKDYKWLATAGMVRLSTILVYFWKYIGYFTIIFITGLASIPQSLHEAARIDGADGWKDFWHITLPLLKPTTVLVSIMSMLQCLKTFSTQYLFTQSGAPTEPINVITLNIYNTAIRDHNIGRASAMSILLFGLMLFFTWFQFRVSRSGGEVDY from the coding sequence TTGAAACGCATCTTCAATAGGGGTATAGAACACAAAAAAGCAAGGTGGGGCTGGTTTTTTGTTCTGCCTTCTCTGGCGTTTTTTGCAGTCTTCTCCTTTTACCCAATAATTAACGCTTTCTATACAAGTCTCTTCAGAAAGAGGCTGCTTGATCTTCGTCCACCCACATTTATTGGATTTTCAAACTATGAGTATCTCCTGAAATCTCCGGATTTTTGGAATTCCGTAAAGGCGACTTTTATATTCACATTGGGAACATTTATCCCGATAGTGATCTTCAGCCTTCTGCTTGCTGTATTCATAATGTCAAGACGGAGATTTCATAAATTCTTCCAGATGGCCTATTACTCACCCGCAGTACTTTCTTCTGTCGTCGCAGCAGCTATCTGGCTGTTAATATTCGACCCCAGAGGTCTGGCCAACACTACTATGAATACGTTGCTTGGAACTGTGGGCAAAGACTACAAATGGCTAGCCACAGCAGGAATGGTTAGACTGTCTACAATACTGGTATATTTCTGGAAGTACATCGGTTACTTCACAATCATATTCATTACCGGACTGGCCAGCATTCCTCAAAGCCTTCACGAAGCTGCGAGAATTGATGGAGCCGACGGCTGGAAAGATTTCTGGCACATAACTCTCCCTTTGCTGAAACCGACAACTGTTCTCGTATCTATTATGTCAATGCTCCAGTGTCTGAAGACATTTAGCACCCAGTATCTATTTACTCAGTCTGGAGCGCCGACCGAACCAATTAACGTAATAACACTCAATATCTACAATACCGCTATAAGGGACCACAATATTGGTCGAGCAAGCGCGATGAGTATACTGCTTTTCGGGCTAATGTTATTCTTCACCTGGTTCCAGTTCAGAGTGAGCAGATCGGGTGGAGAAGTCGACTATTAA